In Dethiosulfovibrio faecalis, the genomic stretch CACGGAGAGGACTATTATCACCGGCATCAGCAGGGCCAGGACTCCGTCCTTGGCGGTTTTCACGAAGTCGGATCGGTCGAAAGGCGTCGGTTCCGGGTGGTAGCCTCTTTTTTTCGATATCATCCAGACCAGAGTCATCTGGCTTACTCCTATCAGTATTCCCGGTATCAGTCCCGCCAGGAACAGCGATCCAACCGAGGCGCCGGACACCATGGCGTAGAGGAGCATCGGTATGCTGGGAGGGATTATCATTCCCATGGTCGAGGAGGCGACCGTGACCCCGGCGGAGAAGCCCTTGTGGTATCCCGCCCTCTCCATCTCCGGCACGAGCACCGATCCTATGGCGGACGTGTCCGCCACGGAGGAGCCGGTTATCCCTCCGAAGATCATGCTGGCTATTACGTTGACCTCTCCCAGTCCGCCCCTTATTGGCCTGACCAAATAGAGGCTGAAGTCCAGTATCCGTCTGGTTATCCCTCCGTTGTTCATGAGCTCTCCCGCCAGTATGAACAGAGGCAGCGCTATGAGGACGTAGCTGCACGATCCGGACCAGATTCTCTGGGCGAAGATGCCCATGAAGGCCGGTTTTGCGATTATGAAATAGGCCGCGGCGGAGGCTCCCAGGGAGTAGCATAGGGGAATCCCTATGACGACGAATACCAGGAATGTGCCCAGAAGGACGGTTATGCCCATGATTTGCTCCTGAGAAGTTCCACCAGCCTGGTCGCCTCGAATACGGTGACCAGTACCAGATTGATCGGGAATAGGAAGTAGATACATTTCTTGGGTATTCTGAGGCCCGGGGTCAGTGTGTCTCCGACCTTGTCTATCCAGTTGATGCAGACCTTCAGGAGAACCAGCTGAAGGGCTATTACGACTATGATCTGGACGATGGACAGAACTCTCCTGCCGGATGCCGTCTTCGGTTCTCTATTTGGCGGCTGCCTCTCGAATTCTGTCGATCATCTCCTGGGTGAACATTCCCTTGTCTATGTAGTATTCGTAGACCGGCTGGACCGCCTCTACGAAGGCCTGGTGCTGTTCGGATGTGAGGGAGTTGATCTCCATCTTGTCCTTCAGGAAGGTCATGCACTTGGCGTCGTCCTCGGCCACGATCTTGTCGCTGACCAGCATCATCTCCTTAGCCGCGTCCCTCAGGATTTTCCGGTCCTTCCCGTCCAGTCCGTCGAACCATGCCTTGTTGACGTAGAACATCTCGGCGTGATACTGGTAGTTCACCAGGGTGAGGTATTTCTGGACCTCGTAGAACTTCATCGATACTATGTTGGTGAGGGGGTTCTCCTCGCCGTCGGCCACGCCGGTCTTCAGGCCCATGTAGGTCTCTATGAAGGGGATGGACACCACGTTGGCTCCCAGGGCCTCCATGGTCTTGACTATGGTGGACATCGGCGGGGTCCTCATCTTGAGGCCCTTGAGGTCCGAGGGTTGTGTGATGGGTCTGACGTTGTTGGTTATCTGCCGGAAGAGTCCGGAGTCGCCGGTGGCGAGTATGACCATTCCCGCCGGCTCCACCGATTTAGCGATCTCCTCGCCGAGGGGGCCCCTGGTGATCTTGTGGATCCCCTCCATGTCGGAGAACAAGAACGGCATGGAGTAGATCTCCAGAAGAGGCGCTGCCTCCTCGAAGCCTCCGCTGCGGAAGCCCTCGACCGAGCCCAGTTTTACCGCCTCGAGGGTCTCCATCTCGGTTCCCAGCTGGCCGGAGGGATATAGCTGTACCTCCACGCGGCCTTCGGTCTCTTTTTCCACGATTTCCTTGAACACCACCAACGACTTCTGACGGAACGTGTCGGCCGGCATGGAGTGGCCGATCTTCATCACCGTCTTGGCCGATGCGGCGGTCTGGGGAAGCCCCCAGGCCATGGTCAATGTCAAAGCAGCTGTGCACAACACCGTTATCGCTTTTCTCATCACACAATCCTCCTTAATGGGTATTGGTGAAACGTCCGGTTCTATTAACGCAGCTCTTCCATAGGTATATGATCCATGTCGGTGAACTCCTGGTTCTCGCCGACCATGCTCCAGATGAAGCTGTAGTTCGAGGTCCCGGCGGCGCTGTGGATGGACCAGCTGGGGTTGATTACCGCCTCTTCGTTGCGGACCATGATGTGTCTCGTCTCGGATGACTCGCCGAAGAGGTGCATGGCCAGGCCGTCTTCTGGAAGGTCGAAGTAGAAGTAGACCTCCATCCTGCGGTCGTGGGTGTGGCAGGGCATGGTGTTCCACACGTTTCCGCTCTCCAGCTGGGTGAGTCCCATCATGAGCTGGCAGGTGGTGCAGATGTCGGGATGGATGTACTGGTTGATGGTGCGGACGTTGGCTTTCTCCGGCTCGCCCATCTTTACCTTCTTGGCCTTCTCTATGTCGATGTAGCAGTTGGGGTAGTTGGTGTGGGCCGGGGCGCTGCTGAAGTACATATGGGCCGGGTTGTTCGGATCGTCGCTGGAGAAGGTGACGTCCTTCTGTCCCATACCGAGGTAGAGTCCGTCCAGAGGTTTGAGGTCGAAGGTCTCTCCGTCTACCGTAACCGATCCGGCCCCTCCTACGTTTATGATTCCCAGTTCACGCCTCTCCAGGAAGTAGCCGACGCCCAACTCCTTGCCGCATTCCAGCTTGAGTGGCTCCTTGGGGCAGGCCCCTCCGGTGATGATCCTGTCCACGTGGCTGTAGACCATGGAGATCTCCCCGGGGACGAACAGGTCGGTTATGAGGAAGTCTCTCCTCAGTCGGTCCGTGTCGTAGCATTTGAAGTCCTGGGGGTGCACCCCGTGTCTGACGTCAAGTTTCATGTGTTTTCCTCCCGTCTTATTCTTTACCGTAGATCAGCTGGCGCTGTAGCCCAGCTGATAGGATATGAGCCTGGCCGTGGCCAGGATCCTCTTTCCCAGAGGTTCTATCTTTTCGTCGGTTACCCTGAATATAGGGCCGGTCAGGCTGACCGCACCGACGGGGTATCCGGATTTATCCATCACCGCCGACCCTATGCATCGGACTCCCAGGTCGTTTTCCTGGTCGTCTATTCCGTAACCTCTCGCTCTGACCTGGGCTATCTCCGATCTGAACCTGTCCTTGTCCACCTCGGTTTTCTCCGTCTTAGGCTGGAACTCGGTGGCCTCCATGTAGAGTTCGAACTCGTCCTCCGGCAGGGCCGCCAGTATGGCCTTGCCCGCCGAGGTGCTGTAGAGTTCGAGCCTCGATCCTATTCTGGAGTCCATCCCGGTAGGGCTGTAGCTGTGCATCTTCTCCAGGTAGAAGGCCTCTCCCTTTTCGTAGATGAAGAGGTGAACCGTCTCCTTCAGGTCCTGAATGAGTTCCTTTAGATGGGGCCTGGCGATCTTGGCCAGTCCCGTCTGGAGCTGGTACGAATTGGCCCACTCCAGACTTCTGGGGCCCAGGCGGTAGCGACCGATCTCGTCTTTCAGAACTACGTAGTTTTCCTCACAGGTTCCCAGGATGCGGTGTACCGTGGTCCTGGATAGCCCGGTTCCCTCGGATATCTCCTTTATTCCGGCATAGTCGTTCCGTTCAGACAGGTAGGAGAGTATGTCGAAAAGCCTTTGCAGCACCCGGATCCCCTGTTTTTCCATTTAAAGTCCTCCTAGTTATCCATGTGCTTAGCGGGATAGCCAGCCTCCGTCTACCGGGAATATCGATCCGGTGACGTAGTCCGAGGCGGCGGAGGCCAGAAAGACCGCCATTCCCGCCAGGTCTTCAGGCGTTCCCCACCGTCCAGCCGGTATCCTGCCCAGTATCTCGGCGTTTCTGGTCTCGTCGGCCCTGAGGGCCGCGGTGTTGTTGGTGCTGATGTAGCCCGGGGCTATGGCGTTGACCTGTATGCCCTGGGGCGAGAGCTCGTTGGCCATGGCCCTGGTGATACCGGCGACCGCCGATTTGCTGGCGGTGTAGGACGGCACCCTTATGCCCCCCTGGAAGGTGAGCATCGACGCTATGTTGACGATCTTGCCCTTTCTGCCGTCTTTTACCATATGGCCCGCTACCGCCTGGGAGAGGAAGAACAGTGCGTTCTGGTTTATGTTGATGACGTCGTGCCAGTCTTTTTCGTCGAAATCGAGCAGGTCGGCCCGGCGGATTATCCCGGCGTTGTTGACGAGCACGTCCAACCCTCCGACCTCGGTCCATATACGGTCGACCATCTCGTTGAGTCCGGCTCTGTTCGATCCGACCAGGTCCATCTCGTAGAGGGTGAAATCTCTGCCAAGGGCCTCGATCGCTTTCTTTGTCTCCGGCATGGCGCTGTGTCCCAGGCCGACTATGTCCGCTCCCGCCTGGGCCAGACCTATCGCTATACCCTGACCGATTCCGGTTCTGGCTCCGGTTACCAGGGCTGTTTTTCCCGAAAGGGAGAAGTTTTCCAGGATCATGGCCTCATCTCCTCATTTTTTGGTGTTCTGATTCCGCATGGTGGATTCATGTTCCGCTTGAGTTACATTATAGTCCGTTTCTGTCCCTTTGCAAGAGCGAATCCACCGTGGAAACTCGGACGTGCGATTTTTAAAAGTTTCCTGTCCG encodes the following:
- a CDS encoding TRAP transporter large permease; amino-acid sequence: MGITVLLGTFLVFVVIGIPLCYSLGASAAAYFIIAKPAFMGIFAQRIWSGSCSYVLIALPLFILAGELMNNGGITRRILDFSLYLVRPIRGGLGEVNVIASMIFGGITGSSVADTSAIGSVLVPEMERAGYHKGFSAGVTVASSTMGMIIPPSIPMLLYAMVSGASVGSLFLAGLIPGILIGVSQMTLVWMISKKRGYHPEPTPFDRSDFVKTAKDGVLALLMPVIIVLSVSFGIATASESAGVAVLYAALLGFFVYRELDMGQLREILKKTVLSSSAVMFVVGFSTIYVWILSVEQVPATVGNFLLNLDVDRIWILLLLDLIILLVGTFVDVAPAILLLCPILLPVMRGIGVGELQFGAIMITGLAIGLVTPPVGMCLNACNKICRMSITSIFMNALPFILCNLLVLLLVTFVPAVSTWLPALAR
- a CDS encoding TRAP transporter substrate-binding protein; the encoded protein is MRKAITVLCTAALTLTMAWGLPQTAASAKTVMKIGHSMPADTFRQKSLVVFKEIVEKETEGRVEVQLYPSGQLGTEMETLEAVKLGSVEGFRSGGFEEAAPLLEIYSMPFLFSDMEGIHKITRGPLGEEIAKSVEPAGMVILATGDSGLFRQITNNVRPITQPSDLKGLKMRTPPMSTIVKTMEALGANVVSIPFIETYMGLKTGVADGEENPLTNIVSMKFYEVQKYLTLVNYQYHAEMFYVNKAWFDGLDGKDRKILRDAAKEMMLVSDKIVAEDDAKCMTFLKDKMEINSLTSEQHQAFVEAVQPVYEYYIDKGMFTQEMIDRIREAAAK
- the kduI gene encoding 5-dehydro-4-deoxy-D-glucuronate isomerase, coding for MKLDVRHGVHPQDFKCYDTDRLRRDFLITDLFVPGEISMVYSHVDRIITGGACPKEPLKLECGKELGVGYFLERRELGIINVGGAGSVTVDGETFDLKPLDGLYLGMGQKDVTFSSDDPNNPAHMYFSSAPAHTNYPNCYIDIEKAKKVKMGEPEKANVRTINQYIHPDICTTCQLMMGLTQLESGNVWNTMPCHTHDRRMEVYFYFDLPEDGLAMHLFGESSETRHIMVRNEEAVINPSWSIHSAAGTSNYSFIWSMVGENQEFTDMDHIPMEELR
- a CDS encoding IclR family transcriptional regulator, which encodes MEKQGIRVLQRLFDILSYLSERNDYAGIKEISEGTGLSRTTVHRILGTCEENYVVLKDEIGRYRLGPRSLEWANSYQLQTGLAKIARPHLKELIQDLKETVHLFIYEKGEAFYLEKMHSYSPTGMDSRIGSRLELYSTSAGKAILAALPEDEFELYMEATEFQPKTEKTEVDKDRFRSEIAQVRARGYGIDDQENDLGVRCIGSAVMDKSGYPVGAVSLTGPIFRVTDEKIEPLGKRILATARLISYQLGYSAS
- the kduD gene encoding 2-dehydro-3-deoxy-D-gluconate 5-dehydrogenase KduD — translated: MILENFSLSGKTALVTGARTGIGQGIAIGLAQAGADIVGLGHSAMPETKKAIEALGRDFTLYEMDLVGSNRAGLNEMVDRIWTEVGGLDVLVNNAGIIRRADLLDFDEKDWHDVININQNALFFLSQAVAGHMVKDGRKGKIVNIASMLTFQGGIRVPSYTASKSAVAGITRAMANELSPQGIQVNAIAPGYISTNNTAALRADETRNAEILGRIPAGRWGTPEDLAGMAVFLASAASDYVTGSIFPVDGGWLSR